The following coding sequences are from one Corynebacterium crudilactis window:
- a CDS encoding ribonuclease HI: protein MNCLIIQHEVVSTRKIIISGSYIGAGGASTINRISSSDKSDDTIADMFLELWQKTDPNETTITYISEHKVRRILIEQAEHFPGLKIQKVITGAAPTEAWKICRKMLSDLVTDYENEHGIKKKRKTATATPVVVATDASKGKLRKMAISAVSTTGVIRISTVEAGQVVEGEFAAVLLALNHWGQTNEDLHILTDSLDVFERLNSKPSNRWKSDHEKKCLEKIQERRDANKVVEIHWVRSHNGHFLNDLADRAALTVRRCKQWEMDETSKGFIDAFHEELRAGLVGKEPTDFIHEACNDFLPATRKTLALAA, encoded by the coding sequence ATGAATTGCCTTATCATTCAGCACGAAGTTGTCAGCACCAGAAAGATCATTATTTCGGGTTCCTATATCGGCGCTGGTGGTGCATCAACCATCAACCGTATTTCGTCATCTGACAAAAGTGATGACACCATCGCAGACATGTTTTTGGAGCTGTGGCAAAAAACAGATCCCAACGAAACCACCATCACCTACATCTCCGAACACAAGGTGCGGAGAATCCTCATTGAGCAGGCAGAACATTTCCCCGGCCTGAAAATCCAGAAAGTAATCACCGGCGCAGCACCCACCGAAGCATGGAAAATCTGCAGAAAAATGCTGTCCGACCTGGTAACCGACTACGAAAACGAACACGGCATTAAAAAGAAGCGGAAGACTGCCACGGCAACCCCCGTCGTCGTGGCCACCGACGCATCCAAAGGCAAACTACGCAAAATGGCCATCAGTGCAGTATCAACCACCGGCGTCATTCGAATCTCCACGGTGGAAGCTGGCCAAGTAGTTGAGGGTGAGTTCGCCGCTGTACTCCTCGCCCTCAACCACTGGGGTCAAACCAACGAGGATCTACACATCCTCACCGACTCCCTGGACGTGTTTGAACGGCTCAACTCAAAGCCCTCCAACCGCTGGAAGTCTGATCATGAAAAGAAGTGCCTTGAAAAGATTCAGGAACGCAGGGACGCCAACAAGGTTGTCGAAATTCACTGGGTACGCAGCCACAACGGCCATTTCCTCAACGACTTGGCCGACCGAGCGGCACTGACTGTTCGACGCTGCAAGCAGTGGGAAATGGACGAGACTTCGAAAGGTTTCATCGACGCATTCCACGAAGAACTCCGCGCAGGCCTGGTCGGAAAGGAACCGACAGACTTCATCCACGAAGCCTGCAACGACTTCCTGCCAGCCACGCGGAAAACCCTTGCACTTGCAGCATGA
- a CDS encoding tyrosine-type recombinase/integrase gives MDEQNENSKKPNTKQKTEMVETIGEEFRYKWRTGTEVETITQLATWFLSRCQGQRKSPNTIRSYRNAINSMGRILSDISGEPANALPIELINRNDLGDAFNEYATTRAPSSQQQCWTVWNSMCQLLVDYEMSERNPMGQVVTAANNFANRIPTPLSSEDVDQLLRTLASDVEYNGDFTSPHPARWRERDHAMILLFLVTGMRESELCGIDFKDIKEIYEEPGARTLKIRGKGNKERVQIFEKEVSKVLEDYLESRRLKLPVEEGRSENIWKYWKPNDPVFVNHLGQRITPSTVYYRVKYAFDVAGITGSRSQGALVHQLRHTVATMLANDPNVTIHELKHLLGHESLRSTERYTRGAGKATRDAARSNPVYNMLD, from the coding sequence ATGGACGAACAAAACGAAAACTCTAAAAAGCCCAACACCAAACAAAAAACTGAAATGGTCGAAACCATTGGAGAAGAATTTCGATACAAGTGGCGCACGGGAACCGAAGTAGAAACCATCACGCAATTAGCAACATGGTTCCTATCCCGCTGTCAGGGACAAAGAAAATCACCAAACACCATTCGCAGTTACAGAAACGCAATCAACTCGATGGGACGAATTCTTTCTGACATCTCAGGCGAACCCGCCAACGCATTACCCATCGAACTAATCAACCGCAACGACCTGGGCGACGCCTTCAACGAATACGCCACCACCCGAGCGCCCTCAAGCCAGCAACAATGTTGGACGGTGTGGAATTCTATGTGCCAGCTCCTGGTCGATTATGAAATGAGCGAACGAAACCCCATGGGCCAAGTGGTGACGGCGGCAAACAACTTCGCCAACAGAATTCCCACCCCACTTTCCTCCGAAGATGTTGACCAACTACTCCGCACATTAGCCAGCGACGTTGAATACAACGGAGACTTCACCTCCCCGCATCCTGCGAGGTGGAGGGAACGCGACCACGCCATGATTTTGCTGTTTCTTGTCACCGGAATGCGAGAATCAGAACTGTGTGGCATCGACTTCAAAGACATTAAAGAAATCTACGAGGAACCGGGCGCGCGCACCCTCAAAATCAGGGGAAAAGGCAATAAAGAGCGTGTACAGATTTTTGAAAAAGAAGTCTCCAAAGTTCTGGAAGACTACCTCGAAAGTCGCAGGTTAAAGCTACCTGTTGAAGAGGGAAGGTCGGAAAATATTTGGAAATACTGGAAGCCCAATGACCCAGTTTTCGTCAATCATTTAGGCCAGCGGATTACGCCATCTACGGTGTATTACCGAGTGAAATACGCTTTCGATGTAGCTGGAATTACGGGAAGCAGAAGCCAAGGAGCGCTCGTGCACCAGCTTCGCCACACTGTGGCCACCATGCTTGCGAATGATCCGAACGTGACCATCCATGAGCTGAAACACCTGTTAGGTCATGAATCGCTGCGATCAACTGAGCGCTACACGCGCGGTGCGGGTAAAGCTACGAGAGATGCAGCCAGAAGTAACCCTGTATATAACATGCTTGACTAG
- a CDS encoding DNA polymerase III subunit beta: MTTTITKTVEATTTVEHLLPAVENLAKICTKQRKNMRIRTNPNSTLTLSVDNWEVTAEVTLPATNTTPGEFTVDAPRTNTMLKKAVGKRNKTTNALPVTFVATDSNVAMTISDITLNLDQETPLEDHGFNLPESSPIGAFPAATIREVWPQVASSCSTDDSLPMLTGVDMKLVGNKCEFRSTDRFRLSTTTVDYTPHVDPQMLENKSILIRGNSLKLLVGQLKTVEGEVTVKFVGNTKPCEGILSFEFENTVFTAKLLDADFPNIDPLLAKQAETVCVFNRNELVTKLKKLSGVAPRFADLRINIVDGEVGLNIFDKTGRMDDNGNSIPLATTTIDTDVAYKTGRNTLFGVNCNYLVDCLNSFDVEDIALTLMNPGRPVLMFDANEYDADGNITVDKKKMIKDATEQLGRLDVCDLPARDHKMILMPIRLPG, encoded by the coding sequence ATGACCACCACCATCACCAAAACCGTGGAAGCAACCACCACCGTCGAACACCTCCTGCCAGCAGTCGAAAACCTCGCAAAAATTTGCACCAAACAACGCAAAAACATGCGTATCCGCACCAACCCAAACAGCACACTCACCCTAAGTGTCGATAACTGGGAGGTCACCGCAGAAGTCACCCTCCCCGCCACCAACACCACCCCCGGCGAATTCACCGTAGACGCCCCACGAACCAACACCATGCTCAAAAAGGCCGTTGGAAAGCGAAACAAGACCACCAACGCACTTCCCGTGACATTCGTGGCCACCGACAGCAACGTCGCTATGACAATCAGCGACATTACGCTCAACCTCGATCAGGAAACACCCCTGGAAGACCACGGATTCAACCTCCCAGAGTCCTCCCCAATTGGTGCTTTCCCTGCAGCCACAATCCGCGAAGTCTGGCCACAGGTGGCGTCCTCATGCTCCACTGATGACAGCCTCCCCATGCTCACCGGCGTAGACATGAAACTGGTCGGAAACAAGTGTGAATTCCGCTCCACAGACCGTTTTAGGCTTTCCACCACCACCGTGGACTACACACCACATGTAGATCCACAAATGTTGGAGAACAAGTCCATTCTGATCCGTGGAAACTCACTGAAACTGCTGGTTGGACAGCTTAAAACAGTTGAAGGGGAGGTCACCGTAAAATTTGTGGGCAACACTAAGCCTTGCGAAGGAATCCTTTCCTTTGAGTTCGAAAACACCGTTTTCACGGCAAAACTACTCGATGCGGATTTCCCGAACATTGATCCACTACTGGCAAAACAGGCTGAAACTGTGTGCGTATTCAACCGCAACGAACTAGTCACCAAACTGAAAAAGCTTAGTGGCGTTGCTCCGCGATTCGCAGACCTAAGAATCAATATTGTCGATGGGGAAGTGGGGCTAAACATTTTCGACAAAACCGGCCGTATGGACGACAACGGCAACTCAATTCCACTGGCAACAACCACCATTGATACAGATGTGGCATACAAAACAGGCCGAAACACACTGTTCGGGGTCAACTGCAACTACCTGGTGGACTGCCTCAACAGCTTCGACGTGGAAGACATTGCACTCACCCTTATGAATCCTGGTCGCCCCGTCCTGATGTTCGATGCCAACGAATACGACGCCGATGGAAACATCACGGTAGATAAGAAAAAGATGATTAAAGACGCTACCGAACAACTTGGTCGCCTTGACGTCTGTGACCTCCCAGCACGTGACCACAAGATGATTCTCATGCCTATTCGACTCCCAGGCTAA